The window gcacacacagacatttaaaACCCACACGGTGCTGCAGGACAGTGCATTAGTTGTACATTAAGTAGTTCCACACCCAGCAGGTCAGCAGTTTCTGCACAGGTCAAATAAACACCATCGGGGTTTGAAAGAAAACGGGCATTAACTAGGGAAAGAGGTAGAGAGGCCACCCAAAATGGCTACCACACGTGCTGTAAATCTCAAACGTCCTAAAATGTGCCTCTTCTTcgtttccatttgtttttccagtctGGTCTCACCTGCTGTGGAGTGGGACCAGTTGCTCTCACCACTCACCTGGGCCGCCCTTCACTTCTCCAACATGAAGCCTATTTGAGAAAGCTCTTGTAGAGGAAATGGGAGCGGCTGGTGAATCTCTCGTTCTCCAGGCAGAAGAGCAGGTCCCTGAGATTGACGCGTGTGATGCGCTGCCTCGTGGGCCTGGAGCCCGATGTCCCAGCGCCgctggagagagagggacacgTCCCTGATCCCTGCAAGatacacaccagcaggagggagcaggacagagggggtgtttgtttttaaaaccatTGCTCAACAACAGATGTTACCCTGAAAATATCTGTGGGCTATTATTGATAGACTTTGATGGCCTAAATGAACTGTGTCCTACCTCAgcaccagaggaagaggatggagagtCCAgaaacttcctcttcttcctggggCCGATGGCAGCCAGCGCCGTCAGGTTGGCCTCCCTTTGTCTCAGCTGagccagctcctgctgctgcatctaAAAACCCCCCAACACAAACGCCAGTGTAAGCCGAAGCAGCTCAGGTATCAACGAGACAACCCTCCGTCCTCACAGCTCACCTCTTTTGCCTTCTGTTTCAGACGCAGCTGTTCTGGGTCCTCCTGCCGGGATCTAGACTGCAAAGGCCAACAAAGATTTTGAAGTTAGACCAGACTAGAAGCCAGACTGAAATAATGAAGTGAGAAACATTCCACAAACTGATATTCTCTAAAAATGTAAATCAAATGCTGGTTTTTGACTCAGCAAAGACTCCACCCGTTGGCTGTGTATGATCGCTGCTTATGCTATAGCTGAAATATGGACCACAGGTGAAAAGAAACCCTTCTTGAGCATCTTAAAGCATCATCTGTGGACGCTGTACCTTAGCTGCCTTGAGGAGgatctctctctcctgctcctcctttcgCTGTTTCTCTAACTGGTCCAGTTGCTCAAAGAACTTGAGCTGAGCCCGAACATCGCTGCCCTGCTCGTAGTTTTCATCCTCCTGCAAACCAGCAGCGTTAGACTGTTAATCCAGCCGATAGCCCAAGATTACAGGAAGAGAGACGAGCGAATATCTGCATGTGAATGGAAAGTGCCTCAGGGCAGAAATCTGAATACACTGAGGAACAATAATCATTATTTGTGTTATAGTTCctgaaatgaatattttacaaGAATTTGCATCTTTATTGGTGCTGCCAACAAACCTTGAAGCTGATGTGCCTCTGCTGGGCCACCAGAGAAACCTTTTCCAGCAGATTCTGAAGTCTCTGTTGAGTAGCATGTGAAACATACTTTACTACTTCAGCTCCCAGGTCAGTCACACCGTACTTCCTGCCTGGAAGAGAACCGGCGCGATGCGTTTAAGCGTGACAGGGACGATGGCCGGACGGACAGATGGTCCGTTGCAAATGGATTTTCAGATTCTCACCGATCTCCAGGATTCTCCTCTGCAGCAGTGAAGTGGAAAGAAAGGCCTCGTCTTTACAGGAATGTGTCACCACGCCGACAAGTTCAGAATTGGTTGCTAGGATGTTAGCGCTTTCTTCTGAAAGGTTAACTCCAGCCATGGAAGCCACGTCGTTGATGTCATCATCATCTCTGTGAACATCATTGCAGCATGTAAAGGTGACGATAACATCATCGAAATAGAGTCAAACCATTTGGGCTTTGTCGTTCTCACTTAAATGTTCCGCCAGCCTCTTTTAGCTGATTCTTCTGTGCTGGGGTAAGAGCTGTGGCAGAAACCTGTTTGGAAGCCAGTGGTCTTACAGGGCCTGTAGGACACAGCACAGTCCTAATAAATacgaccccccccacacacacacacacacatgaggacACATGTGATGCTGTGAGTGTGTCATCTTCACCTGGTTGCAGGTCTTTAAGTTGGACCCGCTGCTGTCCCAATACCATGTGACCAGGGGCCGGGTTCCTGAGAGTCACCATGGGGGTGGTTGCTAAGGGGACCTGAGGACGCAAcactgctctctgctgctgaggctggagaACCTGGAAGGAAGCCACGCAGAATATTTCACACGACGGATGTAATTAGTGACATCGAATGTTTATGTTTATTAAATGTCTCTTTTAGATCTGTCTACCAGTGAAGTGGTCTGTCCTAGTTTGGTGACTCCTGGTTGGAACTGGGGCCTGTTGACTGGAACAGGGaggcggggggcggggctgcCCAAGACTACCGTGCTGGAAATGGGTGAAGCAGAGGTGACCGGAGCTGAGGATGGCTGGGGGAGCTGACTCTGCTGGATAAAGGCTGTGGAGTCTGGGGTGAGCTGCCTTAAGGCGGGGAGGCTTCGCTAAAGAGGAGAAACATACAGCTGGCTGAAACAACAATATACAATCCCAGAACAGTTCCATGCCCCAAAACAGATGTGGAGGATTTGAATTTATGTTGACCTATGTTGAGAAAGTTTTAGCTACGTTCTGGTGGAGAGAGCTGACAACAAAGCAGATGTTTCCTACCATCAGGAAAGGCACGAGGTAAGGTTGAGGTGATGAGTTGAGCTCTTTGTATAATCTGCCCGTGAACTCCTCAGCTTCCAGTTTACCATCCTAAGAAAAAACACAGGCAAATAAAAtatgagtgattttttttttagtgcaaAAAGATCCTTCTCTGTGTTGAAGTTACAGTGCAACAGTTCTTTTCAGCACTTACTCACCAGCAGGTCCTTGACCAGCTCTCTCACAAGTGCTGCAGTCTCTGGTGACTGCTTGCCTGTTGATGCCAACTTCATCAGCGTAGACAAAAAGTTCTTGCATTTCTTTACATTCTCTATTGTCTCctgaaaaaacataaaaattagaaatgaaatgtttaattagAGGTCTGCAGCactctctgctgttgtttttggcGCGTGCTGGTTGTTCTGTCGACAGTTACACCAGTTTTATAGCATGACTTACTTTGCTCATTGTTACTGTGGTAACTGTGGTCCCAGCTGTTTTGTTGATGGTCCTGGCGATCGTTCCTGAGGCCCCGATTGAGCTCTGTCATGACACAACATCGCAGTTAGTTTTGTTGAAATgttcaaataataaaacatatagtaaaaatataataaagtcCGAAACGTTTATAAGCGCCTTGACAGGAGTTTTCTGGTTCCACTACCTGAAGGACAGGCGGTCTGTGAAGGGTGGTAGTCGCAGGGAGTGACGTCGGAGCTGGACAGccctgatggatgatggtgggtgCAACCGGTTTGCTGATGACGGTGCCTCCGGGAGCCTGAGAAGAGCCACAAATTTGTCAAAGGGTACAAAAGGTTTGTCGTTAAAAGTGAAAACCACACAATTACATTAGGATCTGTGAATTACTACAGTGGAATTGTAGACTCTTAAAATCAGACAGCTtcaaaaacaactcaacaccCCAAAGCAGTGGCTTCTTATCCAAGGCATTGACTTATGGCTTCAAATATGTGTGATTATACAAAGTAATTGCTCAAAATAGTCCAACTTATCCTGTTTTCCAACATATCCTGGTCATTTTTGTTCTATTCTTTTGATGACATGTACATAGTAATTAAATACGTTATGTTAGTCTTTTTCTTCCTTAGAAGAAAGATATGTGAAAGAGGCTTAAAAAGACTAGAATCAGCTGTCTATAATGAGCACTAGTAGGCTCACTGATTACATTAACAGAGATGACAATGCTCTTGTTGTCAGGAGggacctcacctggacaggtgacacGTTTGTTGGCGTAGCGGTCCGaggtgccccccctccctgtgcctgagcctgagcctgagcctgagcctgcaCCTGGGCCAGAGCCTGCTGAGGAATCATGAGCAGCTGTCCGCTCTCACTCTGTACAAGCACCATCCCTAAACCGAGTAAATACATAAGCAAAAGCTTCAACTTACAAACCATGAGCACTTTCTTTAAGACTATTTAGCAATCACGAGAGGTCAATTCAAACCCATTAAACATGAggattaaacaacaaaaaaataatgcaACCAACCTGGTGGGATTTGGATGTTATGAACACTTGGTTGTCCTGGAGAGGTATGGGGAAGCCTCGGGGCCAATGCTTGAGGTGTCAAAGCTCGGACTCCTCCTTGGCCGGCAGCCACCGTCCCCAGATTCCGAGGAGTGCCGGGAATGACAGCCAGCTGCGATGATGTCTGTATTGCTTGAGGCGGCTCTGCCTTGATGACATGCAACCCTGTACTCACTGTTACAGAATTGGTCGGCTGGTTGTTGTTCAGAACAGAGGTTTGTACAGCAGTCCCTGCCTGGCAGGAGGTGCTGGGGGTCACATTATTGTCCCCATTCAGGTTCATGCCTGACCTCCCCGATTGCATAGGTGGCCTTGCAAGTGTCACAGTG is drawn from Takifugu rubripes chromosome 19, fTakRub1.2, whole genome shotgun sequence and contains these coding sequences:
- the taf4a gene encoding transcription initiation factor TFIID subunit 4; protein product: MDAPTISTDSKAGDDHGKTPVSSGLTALTGHSGKIGSYPVQTFSGSQTMNSHNSGSTAVTEGSTSESGQNPMSKGLISVVTPPTSNSVIQTPVMTSQNVVQPMSQAAGPTVTLARPPMQSGRSGMNLNGDNNVTPSTSCQAGTAVQTSVLNNNQPTNSVTVSTGLHVIKAEPPQAIQTSSQLAVIPGTPRNLGTVAAGQGGVRALTPQALAPRLPHTSPGQPSVHNIQIPPGMVLVQSESGQLLMIPQQALAQVQAQAQAQAQAQGGGAPRTATPTNVSPVQAPGGTVISKPVAPTIIHQGCPAPTSLPATTTLHRPPVLQSSIGASGTIARTINKTAGTTVTTVTMSKETIENVKKCKNFLSTLMKLASTGKQSPETAALVRELVKDLLDGKLEAEEFTGRLYKELNSSPQPYLVPFLMRSLPALRQLTPDSTAFIQQSQLPQPSSAPVTSASPISSTVVLGSPAPRLPVPVNRPQFQPGVTKLGQTTSLVLQPQQQRAVLRPQVPLATTPMVTLRNPAPGHMVLGQQRVQLKDLQPGPVRPLASKQVSATALTPAQKNQLKEAGGTFKDDDDINDVASMAGVNLSEESANILATNSELVGVVTHSCKDEAFLSTSLLQRRILEIGRKYGVTDLGAEVVKYVSHATQQRLQNLLEKVSLVAQQRHISFKEDENYEQGSDVRAQLKFFEQLDQLEKQRKEEQEREILLKAAKSRSRQEDPEQLRLKQKAKEMQQQELAQLRQREANLTALAAIGPRKKRKFLDSPSSSSGAEGSGTCPSLSSGAGTSGSRPTRQRITRVNLRDLLFCLENERFTSRSHFLYKSFLK